A region of Penaeus chinensis breed Huanghai No. 1 chromosome 38, ASM1920278v2, whole genome shotgun sequence DNA encodes the following proteins:
- the LOC125046211 gene encoding arrestin homolog isoform X1 — MVFSFHVYRKSAPNGKVSVYVGRRDYTDHLTHVDPINGMVWLDRDYVRERRVFAQVVMTYRYGREEDEVMGLTFAKELVIASAQVYPPAPAPAPLTSLQVRLQKKLGTNAFPFHLEMPKNAPASVTLQPGKDETGRPCGVHWELRVYVGDSTEEQPHRRSCVRLLIRRLQYAPAKQGRQPVASCAKEFLLSPGKLHLQVTLDRQIYYHEEGVGISVGVTNNSNKQVKRVKVTVVQLCDVSLGPSGQIRNSVASIETQEGCPIVPGATLTKTFSLKPKLEYNRDKRGVAIEGRLKSEETCLASSTLFTSLDQRQQFGIVVSYVARVKLILGTLGGELVAEVPFTLMNPPTEEGLTQAGGRVAHREQDLEESTRLVIEECRRMSMSDQFDTQKSVESQKSVDSLDASPGSVFGPLTEPTAKPNGAVGKEEKAKKKE; from the exons ATGGTGTTCTCCTTCCATGTGTACCGCAAGAGCGCGCCCAATGGCAAGGTGTCGGTGTATGTAGGTCGACGGGACTACACCGACCACCTCACGCACGTCGACCCGATCA ATGGCATGGTATGGCTGGACCGCGACTACGTGCGCGAGCGGCGCGTGTTCGCTCAGGTGGTCATGACGTATCGCTACGggcgggaggaggacgaggtgatgGGACTCACCTTCGCCAAGGAGCTCGTCATCGCCTCGGCTCAGGTGTACCCCCCCGCGCCCGCCCCCGCGCCCCTCACCTCCCTGCAG GTCCGTCTCCAGAAGAAGCTGGGCACGAATGCGTTCCCGTTTCACCTGGAGATGCCCAAGAATGCCCCGGCGTCGGTCACTCTCCAGCCTG gTAAGGACGAGACAGGACGCCCGTGCGGAGTGCACTGGGAGCTGCGCGTGTATGTGGGGGACAGCACGGAGGAACAGCCTCACCGCCGCTCCTGTGTCAGGCTCCTCATCAG GCGTCTCCAGTACGCACCAGCAAAGCAAGGACGACAACCCGTGGCGTCTTGTGCTAAGGAATTCCTCCTATCTCCGGGTAAACTGCATCTTCAGGTCACTCTCGACAGGCAG aTCTACTACCACGAGGAGGGCGTGGGGATCAGCGTGGGCGTGACCAACAACTCCAACAAGCAGGTGAAGCGGGTGAAGGTGACTGTCGTGCAGCTGTGCGACGTCTCGCTGGGTCCCTCGGGCCAGATCAGGAACTCCGTGGCCAGCATCGAGACGCA gGAGGGCTGCCCCATCGTCCCCGGCGCGACGCTGACCAAGACCTTCAGCCTGAAGCCGAAGCTCGAGTACAACCGGGACAAGCGCGGCGTGGCCATCGAGGGTCGGCTGAAGTCTGAGGAGACTTGCCTCGCCTCGTCGACGCT ATTCACCAGCCTGGACCAGCGTCAGCAGTTCGGCATCGTGGTGTCCTACGTGGCCCGAGTGAAGCTGATCCTTGGCACTCTCGGGGGGGAGCTGGTAGCCGAGGTGCCATTTACGCTCATGAACCCCCCCACGGAGGAGGGGCTGACg CAGGCTGGCGGGCGCGTGGCTCACCGCGAGCAAGACCTGGAGGAGTCGACCCGCCTGGTGATCGAGGAGTGTCGCAGGATGTCGATGTCGGATCAGTTCGATACCCAGAAGTCGGTCGAGTCGCAGAAGTCGGTTGATTCGCTTGATGCCAGCCCCGGGTCGGTATTCGGGCCGCTGACGGAACCGACAGCGAAACCGAACGGCGCTgttggaaaggaggagaaagcgaagaaaaaggagtga
- the LOC125046211 gene encoding arrestin homolog isoform X2, with protein MVFSFHVYRKSAPNGKVSVYVGRRDYTDHLTHVDPINGMVWLDRDYVRERRVFAQVVMTYRYGREEDEVMGLTFAKELVIASAQVYPPAPAPAPLTSLQVRLQKKLGTNAFPFHLEMPKNAPASVTLQPGKDETGRPCGVHWELRVYVGDSTEEQPHRRSCVRLLIRRLQYAPAKQGRQPVASCAKEFLLSPGKLHLQVTLDRQIYYHEEGVGISVGVTNNSNKQVKRVKVTVVQLCDVSLGPSGQIRNSVASIETQEGCPIVPGATLTKTFSLKPKLEYNRDKRGVAIEGRLKSEETCLASSTLFTSLDQRQQFGIVVSYVARVKLILGTLGGELVAEVPFTLMNPPTEEGLTAGGRVAHREQDLEESTRLVIEECRRMSMSDQFDTQKSVESQKSVDSLDASPGSVFGPLTEPTAKPNGAVGKEEKAKKKE; from the exons ATGGTGTTCTCCTTCCATGTGTACCGCAAGAGCGCGCCCAATGGCAAGGTGTCGGTGTATGTAGGTCGACGGGACTACACCGACCACCTCACGCACGTCGACCCGATCA ATGGCATGGTATGGCTGGACCGCGACTACGTGCGCGAGCGGCGCGTGTTCGCTCAGGTGGTCATGACGTATCGCTACGggcgggaggaggacgaggtgatgGGACTCACCTTCGCCAAGGAGCTCGTCATCGCCTCGGCTCAGGTGTACCCCCCCGCGCCCGCCCCCGCGCCCCTCACCTCCCTGCAG GTCCGTCTCCAGAAGAAGCTGGGCACGAATGCGTTCCCGTTTCACCTGGAGATGCCCAAGAATGCCCCGGCGTCGGTCACTCTCCAGCCTG gTAAGGACGAGACAGGACGCCCGTGCGGAGTGCACTGGGAGCTGCGCGTGTATGTGGGGGACAGCACGGAGGAACAGCCTCACCGCCGCTCCTGTGTCAGGCTCCTCATCAG GCGTCTCCAGTACGCACCAGCAAAGCAAGGACGACAACCCGTGGCGTCTTGTGCTAAGGAATTCCTCCTATCTCCGGGTAAACTGCATCTTCAGGTCACTCTCGACAGGCAG aTCTACTACCACGAGGAGGGCGTGGGGATCAGCGTGGGCGTGACCAACAACTCCAACAAGCAGGTGAAGCGGGTGAAGGTGACTGTCGTGCAGCTGTGCGACGTCTCGCTGGGTCCCTCGGGCCAGATCAGGAACTCCGTGGCCAGCATCGAGACGCA gGAGGGCTGCCCCATCGTCCCCGGCGCGACGCTGACCAAGACCTTCAGCCTGAAGCCGAAGCTCGAGTACAACCGGGACAAGCGCGGCGTGGCCATCGAGGGTCGGCTGAAGTCTGAGGAGACTTGCCTCGCCTCGTCGACGCT ATTCACCAGCCTGGACCAGCGTCAGCAGTTCGGCATCGTGGTGTCCTACGTGGCCCGAGTGAAGCTGATCCTTGGCACTCTCGGGGGGGAGCTGGTAGCCGAGGTGCCATTTACGCTCATGAACCCCCCCACGGAGGAGGGGCTGACg GCTGGCGGGCGCGTGGCTCACCGCGAGCAAGACCTGGAGGAGTCGACCCGCCTGGTGATCGAGGAGTGTCGCAGGATGTCGATGTCGGATCAGTTCGATACCCAGAAGTCGGTCGAGTCGCAGAAGTCGGTTGATTCGCTTGATGCCAGCCCCGGGTCGGTATTCGGGCCGCTGACGGAACCGACAGCGAAACCGAACGGCGCTgttggaaaggaggagaaagcgaagaaaaaggagtga